One Myxococcus xanthus DNA segment encodes these proteins:
- the gmk gene encoding guanylate kinase translates to MNANTVLPPGLLLVLSAPSGAGKTTLAHRLLKETPDAVFSISVTTRRPRGKEREGVDYNFVDVATFQSKIERGEFVEWAEVYGHFYGSPQSVVDEARARKSAAIFDIDVQGGQAIKRKHPDAVTIFVLPPSMEELERRLRDRQTDSDETIRRRMLAARSEIERGIASYDYVVVNDDFERAFSDLRSVVVAERCRRERVDVSKLGLGIGG, encoded by the coding sequence ATGAACGCGAATACCGTGCTCCCGCCTGGCTTGTTGCTCGTGCTCTCCGCTCCTTCCGGGGCGGGGAAGACCACCCTCGCGCACCGGCTCCTCAAGGAGACGCCGGATGCGGTGTTCTCCATCAGCGTCACCACCCGAAGGCCTCGGGGGAAGGAGCGCGAGGGGGTGGATTACAACTTCGTCGACGTCGCGACCTTCCAGTCGAAGATCGAGCGCGGCGAGTTCGTGGAGTGGGCAGAGGTCTATGGCCACTTCTATGGAAGCCCCCAGTCGGTGGTGGATGAGGCGCGCGCCCGCAAGAGCGCTGCCATCTTCGACATCGACGTGCAGGGCGGGCAGGCCATCAAGCGCAAGCACCCGGATGCAGTGACCATCTTCGTGCTGCCACCGTCCATGGAAGAGTTGGAGCGCCGCCTGAGGGATCGTCAGACGGACTCCGACGAGACCATCCGGCGCCGGATGCTGGCGGCTCGCTCTGAGATCGAGCGGGGTATCGCTTCCTACGACTACGTGGTCGTGAATGACGACTTCGAGCGTGCTTTCAGTGACCTGCGCTCGGTGGTGGTGGCCGAACGTTGCCGGCGCGAACGTGTGGACGTGTCGAAGCTGGGCCTGGGAATCGGCGGCTGA
- a CDS encoding YicC/YloC family endoribonuclease: MLKSMTGFGAGRARVGDEEVSVELRSLNHKFCEVKVRLPRELSSQEPLVSKQVKDRLARGSVELLVKRQAPTASGTVPTVDLGLAREYVRAFRELASELGLPGDVAWSQVANQPGVVRLEEKGVELDSASQALQAALDQALTALEKMRQVEGEAIYADLDARVKLLEGWSKEVAQLAPKAVQEYQQRLTDRIAELASGVAVDPQRLAQEVALFAERTDIAEEVTRLASHLEQFRALMASNEPAGRRMDFLVQEMHREVNTTGSKSQHAEISVRVVAMKAEVERIREQVQNVE; the protein is encoded by the coding sequence ATGTTGAAGAGCATGACGGGGTTTGGCGCGGGCCGCGCGCGCGTGGGGGACGAAGAAGTCTCCGTGGAGCTGCGCTCGCTCAACCACAAGTTCTGTGAAGTGAAGGTTCGTCTTCCCCGGGAGCTGTCGTCCCAGGAACCGCTGGTGTCCAAGCAGGTGAAGGACCGGCTCGCCCGTGGCTCGGTGGAACTGCTGGTGAAGCGGCAGGCCCCCACCGCGTCGGGGACGGTCCCCACCGTGGACCTCGGATTGGCGCGGGAGTACGTGCGCGCGTTCCGAGAGCTGGCCAGCGAGCTGGGCCTGCCGGGAGATGTCGCCTGGTCGCAGGTGGCGAACCAGCCCGGCGTGGTGCGTCTGGAAGAGAAGGGCGTGGAGCTGGACTCCGCCTCCCAGGCGCTCCAGGCGGCGCTGGACCAGGCGCTCACGGCGCTGGAGAAGATGCGCCAGGTCGAAGGCGAAGCCATCTACGCCGACCTGGATGCCCGGGTGAAGCTGCTGGAAGGGTGGAGCAAGGAGGTGGCTCAGCTCGCTCCGAAGGCCGTGCAGGAGTACCAGCAGCGGCTCACCGACCGGATTGCCGAGCTCGCGAGCGGCGTCGCGGTGGACCCGCAGCGGCTGGCCCAGGAAGTGGCGCTCTTCGCCGAGCGCACGGATATCGCCGAGGAGGTCACCCGCCTGGCGAGCCACCTTGAGCAGTTCCGGGCCCTCATGGCCAGCAACGAGCCCGCTGGCCGCCGAATGGATTTCCTCGTGCAGGAGATGCACCGCGAGGTGAACACGACCGGCTCCAAGAGCCAGCACGCCGAGATTTCCGTGCGCGTGGTGGCGATGAAGGCCGAGGTCGAGCGCATCCGCGAACAGGTGCAGAACGTCGAATGA
- a CDS encoding glycosyltransferase family 9 protein — MSWHKRLELWAKLTLALVASALLWRPGRRRRPGTPLPGPRKVLLVRPDNRVGEALLTTPLMRTLKAHLQSAPEVHVLVHAKVARVLNGHPDADVIIPFDRRRIWMGPLAPGIAALRRARYDVVVDCANWESPSVTSALVSRLAGPEAVVIGPDLWPVSRLHSLPVPARTDTRNEAVQRTHLLTPLTNGAVARVLSFREPSVGPAIRAYLDALAGKPFAVINPGGRLGPRRIPPAAFAAAARALVALGRTPIVTWGPGEEALARGVVEAAPGSELAPASNLDELAALMRAAGFTLCNNTGPMHLSVAVGAPTLAFFLRMDMERWGHAYAPHRMVDLTPLVDGAGGQGLEERAAEEVRTFAASLPS, encoded by the coding sequence ATGTCCTGGCACAAGCGGCTCGAATTATGGGCGAAGCTGACACTGGCGCTCGTGGCGTCCGCCCTGCTGTGGCGCCCGGGCCGCCGGCGGCGTCCTGGCACCCCACTTCCTGGTCCTCGCAAGGTGCTGCTCGTGCGGCCCGACAACCGCGTGGGCGAGGCGCTCCTCACCACGCCGTTGATGCGCACCCTCAAGGCGCACCTCCAGTCCGCGCCCGAGGTCCACGTCCTGGTGCACGCGAAGGTCGCTCGAGTCCTGAACGGCCACCCGGACGCGGACGTCATCATTCCCTTCGACCGGCGCAGAATCTGGATGGGCCCCCTTGCCCCCGGCATCGCCGCGCTGCGACGTGCCCGGTATGACGTCGTGGTCGACTGCGCCAACTGGGAGTCGCCCTCCGTCACGAGCGCGCTCGTGTCCCGGCTCGCGGGTCCCGAGGCCGTCGTCATCGGTCCAGACCTCTGGCCGGTGTCCCGTCTGCACTCCCTGCCCGTCCCCGCTCGCACGGACACGCGGAACGAAGCCGTTCAACGCACGCACCTGCTGACCCCGCTCACGAACGGCGCAGTGGCGCGTGTTTTGTCCTTCCGCGAGCCCTCCGTGGGCCCGGCCATCCGCGCCTATCTGGACGCCCTGGCCGGGAAGCCCTTCGCGGTCATCAACCCCGGTGGTCGGTTGGGACCTCGGCGGATTCCACCCGCGGCCTTCGCCGCCGCGGCTCGGGCACTGGTGGCGCTGGGGCGTACCCCCATCGTCACCTGGGGCCCCGGCGAAGAAGCGTTGGCACGAGGGGTGGTGGAGGCAGCCCCTGGCTCCGAGCTCGCGCCTGCTAGCAACCTGGACGAACTGGCTGCCCTGATGCGCGCAGCCGGCTTCACCCTCTGCAACAACACGGGGCCCATGCACCTGTCCGTCGCGGTGGGTGCTCCCACGCTGGCCTTCTTCCTGCGGATGGACATGGAGCGCTGGGGCCATGCGTACGCCCCCCACCGCATGGTGGACCTCACCCCTCTGGTTGATGGTGCGGGCGGTCAGGGCTTGGAGGAGCGGGCCGCCGAAGAGGTCCGGACGTTCGCAGCGAGCCTCCCCTCCTGA
- a CDS encoding Trm112 family protein, whose amino-acid sequence MAFIAEEVWAVLGCPHCKAPLQAQEAQTRVTCAPCRLSWPVEEGIPRLAPEHAVAEPPVSGT is encoded by the coding sequence GTGGCCTTCATTGCAGAGGAGGTGTGGGCCGTCCTGGGCTGCCCTCACTGCAAGGCCCCCCTTCAGGCGCAGGAGGCTCAAACCCGGGTCACCTGCGCGCCGTGCCGTCTGAGTTGGCCCGTGGAAGAGGGAATCCCCAGGCTGGCCCCCGAACACGCGGTGGCGGAGCCTCCCGTGTCCGGGACATGA
- a CDS encoding adenylyltransferase/cytidyltransferase family protein translates to MSTLEKIQSLAKVAEERERWRAEGRTVALANGVFDLLHVGHVRYLEGARALADVLVVAVNSDASTRAYKGPGRPYIPEGERAELVAALACTDRVIVFDESNVRVIIRALKPDVHVKGTDYTPDSIPEADEVRAYGGRTAVSGDPKDHSTTDLARRLGREGSG, encoded by the coding sequence ATGAGCACCCTCGAGAAAATCCAATCGCTCGCGAAGGTGGCGGAGGAGCGTGAGCGCTGGCGGGCCGAAGGGCGCACGGTGGCGCTGGCCAATGGCGTCTTCGACCTGCTGCACGTCGGGCACGTCCGGTACCTGGAAGGGGCGCGGGCCCTGGCGGATGTCCTCGTGGTGGCGGTGAACTCGGACGCTTCCACCCGGGCCTACAAGGGCCCCGGCCGGCCCTACATCCCCGAGGGCGAGCGGGCGGAGCTCGTCGCGGCGCTGGCCTGCACGGACCGGGTCATCGTCTTCGACGAGTCCAACGTTCGCGTCATCATCCGGGCGTTGAAGCCGGACGTGCACGTGAAGGGCACAGACTACACCCCGGACAGCATCCCCGAGGCCGACGAAGTTCGCGCCTATGGTGGGCGGACAGCCGTCTCAGGAGACCCGAAGGACCACAGCACCACGGACCTGGCCCGGCGCCTGGGCCGCGAGGGGTCGGGGTAG
- a CDS encoding bifunctional heptose 7-phosphate kinase/heptose 1-phosphate adenyltransferase, whose translation MAAVSPVRSMPSLARLPHAFARRKVLLVGDLVADHYIYGQTDRVSREAPVLIVRYESAEVKLGGGANVAANVRALSGQVSAVGALGQDEMGKELRRLCAESGIQLDAVSGRDIETETKTRILAGGVSTTRQQMLRLDRGQRGALPPKMRKALARQVEASAQDADAVVVSDYGAGVLGDEVRDVLRRLAADGMPVCVDSRYALSSFSGLTVCKPNEPELEALAGRPVRTQEDMLEAGHAALKRLECRALLVTRGRHGMALFDADGGVDLIPVHGAKAAVDVTGAGDTVIATFALALAAKASLGDAARLANVAGSLVVQKPGTATVSRDELLEELRSAR comes from the coding sequence ATGGCCGCAGTCTCGCCCGTTCGTTCGATGCCGTCGCTCGCCCGCTTGCCGCACGCGTTTGCCCGCCGCAAGGTGTTGCTGGTGGGCGACCTCGTTGCCGACCACTACATCTATGGACAGACGGACCGGGTGAGCCGGGAGGCGCCCGTGCTCATCGTCCGCTACGAGTCCGCGGAGGTGAAGCTCGGAGGTGGCGCCAACGTGGCGGCCAACGTGCGAGCCCTGTCCGGTCAGGTCTCCGCCGTCGGCGCGCTGGGCCAGGACGAGATGGGCAAGGAGTTGCGCCGCCTCTGTGCCGAATCCGGCATCCAACTGGACGCGGTGAGCGGTCGCGACATCGAGACGGAGACGAAGACGCGCATCCTGGCCGGTGGGGTGAGCACCACGCGGCAGCAGATGTTGCGGCTGGACCGAGGCCAGCGAGGCGCGCTCCCCCCGAAGATGCGCAAGGCGCTGGCGCGGCAGGTCGAAGCCTCTGCCCAGGACGCGGACGCGGTGGTGGTGTCCGACTACGGCGCGGGTGTGCTGGGGGACGAGGTGCGCGATGTGCTGCGTCGCCTGGCCGCGGACGGCATGCCCGTGTGTGTGGACAGCCGCTATGCCCTGTCATCCTTCTCGGGACTCACGGTCTGCAAGCCCAACGAGCCGGAGCTGGAGGCGCTCGCGGGGCGGCCCGTGCGGACCCAGGAGGACATGCTGGAGGCGGGGCACGCCGCGTTGAAGCGACTGGAGTGCCGCGCGCTCCTGGTGACGCGAGGCCGCCATGGCATGGCGCTCTTCGATGCGGACGGGGGCGTGGACCTCATCCCCGTCCATGGCGCGAAGGCGGCGGTGGATGTGACGGGCGCGGGAGACACGGTGATTGCGACGTTTGCCCTGGCGCTGGCCGCGAAGGCCTCGCTCGGCGATGCGGCGCGGCTGGCGAACGTGGCGGGCTCGTTGGTGGTGCAGAAGCCGGGCACCGCGACGGTGTCCCGCGATGAACTGCTCGAAGAGCTTCGGAGCGCGAGATGA
- the lpxK gene encoding tetraacyldisaccharide 4'-kinase — translation MTSPDAPTAIERVFYPPSPEPWGRRALLSPLTLLSWTYAAAVHVRGALFDAGLLRAERVEGLKVISVGNVNVGGTGKTPAVLHLAEQLVQAGRKVGILTRGYGRASREPLTFIGTEPLPSSDLAGDEPLLLARRCPQVRLFVGSDRVASAYRARDDFSLDTVLLDDGFQHRRLARDEDFVVVDESVGLGNGHMLPRGPLREPPASLRRATLFWLRAPATASDAAVLPVMRPEDTRTPQSTTHLLVPTEARSERFSDTLGGWLPSSPGIPRVRTRYRPTAWVDPEGNLHPVTALTGQPVFALAGLARPGGFLKTLQSLGTDVRDAALFPDHHRFTADELRDVQARAVRLGARVVTTEKDAVRLPQGFEAWVVRLGVEVLEGESHLRRALGLEDAPRGL, via the coding sequence GTGACGTCCCCGGATGCCCCCACCGCCATCGAGCGGGTGTTCTACCCGCCGTCGCCGGAGCCCTGGGGCCGCCGCGCCCTGCTGTCGCCGCTCACGTTGCTGTCGTGGACGTACGCGGCCGCGGTGCATGTACGGGGAGCGCTCTTCGACGCGGGACTGCTGCGCGCGGAGCGGGTGGAGGGGCTCAAGGTCATCTCCGTGGGCAACGTCAACGTGGGGGGTACGGGCAAGACGCCCGCGGTGCTCCATCTGGCGGAGCAGTTGGTCCAAGCGGGCCGGAAGGTGGGCATCCTGACGCGCGGTTATGGCCGCGCCTCGCGTGAGCCGCTGACCTTCATCGGGACGGAGCCGCTTCCTTCCTCGGACCTCGCGGGTGATGAGCCGCTCCTGCTGGCGCGTCGCTGTCCCCAGGTCCGGCTCTTCGTCGGCTCGGACCGAGTCGCGAGTGCCTACCGTGCGCGGGACGATTTCAGCCTGGACACGGTGCTGCTGGACGATGGGTTCCAGCATCGCCGCCTCGCGCGAGACGAGGACTTCGTGGTCGTGGATGAGTCGGTGGGGCTGGGCAACGGCCACATGCTTCCCAGGGGGCCGCTGCGTGAGCCCCCGGCGTCACTCCGCCGCGCGACGCTTTTCTGGCTCAGGGCACCCGCCACGGCTTCGGATGCTGCTGTGCTCCCCGTCATGAGGCCCGAGGACACGCGCACGCCCCAATCCACCACGCACCTCCTGGTGCCGACAGAGGCGCGGTCGGAGCGTTTCTCTGACACGCTCGGCGGGTGGTTGCCCTCGAGCCCGGGGATTCCCAGGGTGAGGACTCGCTATCGGCCCACGGCCTGGGTGGACCCGGAGGGCAACCTTCATCCCGTGACGGCGCTCACGGGACAGCCCGTGTTCGCTCTGGCGGGCCTTGCCCGGCCGGGGGGCTTCCTGAAGACCCTGCAGTCGCTCGGGACGGACGTGCGCGATGCCGCGTTGTTTCCGGACCACCATCGCTTCACCGCGGACGAACTGCGCGACGTCCAGGCGCGAGCGGTGCGGCTGGGGGCCCGGGTGGTGACGACGGAAAAGGACGCGGTGCGTCTACCCCAGGGCTTCGAGGCCTGGGTGGTCCGCCTGGGGGTCGAGGTTCTGGAAGGCGAGTCCCATCTGCGGCGGGCGCTCGGACTGGAGGATGCTCCGCGCGGCTTGTGA
- a CDS encoding glycosyltransferase encodes MRILHLLASPFYSGPAENVALLAQAQRAAGHDVTVAVDRRRKEVLAEEPAAPRFEELGLLDEGGLELSVKSPPWRMWRDLRRLKARTVDVVHSHFSHDHLLARWGRPSGAVLVRSLHAPRSLRSSLPAADAYTVPASALLPRLLEKGATAQVLPALVDARFQPAPDARSLRAELGLEGTPVIGMVSTFQPSRRHAVGVDAFALYRKQRPEARLVLVGDGGLLEQTRKQVQDLGLADAVTFAGYQQGDAFARWLRALDEVWLLGLGNDWSARAAAQARACGVRVVAVDEGALPDLTDVRVERPTPDAVVAAALSDQRAPVRHPTNEQIAAEVLALYARARRTP; translated from the coding sequence ATGCGAATCCTCCACCTGCTCGCGAGTCCCTTCTACAGCGGCCCGGCCGAGAACGTGGCGCTCCTGGCCCAGGCGCAGCGCGCCGCGGGACACGACGTCACGGTGGCGGTGGACCGCCGGCGCAAGGAGGTGCTGGCCGAGGAGCCCGCGGCTCCGCGCTTCGAGGAGCTCGGTCTTCTGGACGAAGGGGGCTTGGAGCTGTCCGTGAAGTCCCCACCGTGGCGGATGTGGCGCGACCTGCGCCGCTTGAAGGCGCGGACGGTGGACGTGGTCCACTCGCACTTCAGTCATGACCACCTGCTGGCGAGGTGGGGACGGCCTTCAGGCGCCGTCCTGGTTCGCTCGCTGCACGCTCCGCGCTCATTGCGCTCCTCGCTCCCGGCCGCGGACGCCTACACGGTCCCCGCGAGCGCACTGCTTCCCCGCCTGTTGGAGAAGGGCGCGACGGCCCAGGTACTGCCAGCCCTGGTGGACGCCCGGTTCCAGCCTGCGCCGGACGCGCGGTCGCTGCGCGCAGAGCTCGGGCTCGAAGGCACACCCGTCATCGGAATGGTCTCCACGTTCCAGCCTTCACGCCGGCACGCGGTGGGGGTGGATGCCTTTGCCCTGTATCGGAAGCAGCGGCCCGAGGCGCGCTTGGTGCTCGTGGGGGACGGCGGCCTGCTGGAGCAGACGCGCAAACAGGTCCAGGACCTGGGACTGGCGGATGCCGTGACGTTCGCGGGCTACCAACAGGGGGACGCCTTCGCGCGGTGGCTGCGAGCGCTGGATGAGGTCTGGCTGCTCGGCCTGGGCAATGACTGGAGCGCCCGCGCGGCGGCCCAGGCCCGTGCGTGCGGCGTCCGCGTGGTGGCGGTGGATGAAGGCGCCTTGCCGGACCTGACGGATGTGCGGGTGGAGAGACCGACGCCGGACGCCGTGGTCGCCGCGGCGCTGTCCGACCAGCGGGCGCCCGTGCGGCACCCGACGAACGAGCAGATTGCCGCGGAGGTCCTCGCGCTCTACGCGCGAGCGAGGCGCACCCCGTGA
- a CDS encoding glycosyltransferase family 4 protein, with product MTLIVHPHFHHRYTGVTRHVETVVPALVRDSGSETRVIGSGLSEGLPRITWPELLRRLRREPVVWHAHRNNELLVGMLLKLLGREVRLVFTRHTSMAPSGFTRFIARGADALVSLTKQVADVIALPSTVVSHGIDLTRFHPPEDRDAAWRKLGLGGRYGIGVIGRIRKEKGQGDFVQAIRPLLPAHPDWQPVLVGLAKGPDLDWLNQQMAGIEDRIALPGEQSVIEPWYQGLSILVHPSYAEGYSLVHVEAMASGCCVVASKLPYLDTLIEHGRTGFFFEPGDVQGLRELLDMLMREPERARQIGQNAAEEARRRCGVEHEARALADVYRATVER from the coding sequence ATGACACTCATCGTCCATCCGCATTTCCACCACCGCTACACGGGCGTGACGCGCCACGTGGAGACGGTGGTACCCGCGCTCGTCCGGGATTCAGGCTCGGAGACGCGCGTCATCGGCTCGGGCTTGAGTGAGGGGCTGCCCAGAATCACCTGGCCGGAGTTGCTCCGTCGGCTGCGCCGCGAGCCCGTGGTGTGGCATGCGCACCGGAACAACGAGCTCCTGGTGGGCATGCTGCTGAAGCTGCTGGGCCGAGAGGTCCGCCTCGTCTTCACCCGGCACACCTCGATGGCGCCCAGCGGCTTCACCCGCTTCATCGCGAGGGGCGCGGATGCGCTCGTCTCGTTGACGAAGCAGGTCGCGGACGTCATCGCGCTGCCGTCCACGGTCGTCTCGCATGGCATCGACCTGACGCGCTTCCACCCGCCCGAGGACCGGGACGCGGCGTGGCGCAAGCTCGGCCTGGGTGGGCGTTACGGCATCGGCGTCATCGGACGCATCCGGAAGGAGAAGGGGCAGGGGGACTTCGTGCAGGCCATCCGCCCGCTCCTGCCCGCGCACCCCGACTGGCAACCCGTGCTGGTCGGGCTCGCGAAGGGGCCGGACCTGGATTGGCTGAATCAGCAGATGGCGGGCATCGAGGACCGCATCGCGTTGCCCGGCGAGCAGTCCGTCATCGAGCCCTGGTATCAGGGGCTGAGCATCCTGGTGCATCCCTCGTATGCGGAGGGCTATTCGCTGGTGCACGTGGAGGCCATGGCCTCGGGCTGCTGCGTGGTGGCCTCGAAGCTGCCGTACCTGGACACGCTCATCGAGCACGGCCGCACGGGCTTCTTCTTCGAACCCGGAGATGTCCAGGGCCTGCGCGAGCTGCTGGACATGCTGATGCGAGAGCCCGAGCGCGCCAGGCAGATTGGCCAGAACGCGGCTGAGGAGGCCCGGCGTCGGTGTGGCGTGGAGCACGAGGCGCGAGCCCTGGCCGACGTGTACCGGGCCACCGTGGAGCGCTGA
- a CDS encoding 3-deoxy-D-manno-octulosonic acid transferase has protein sequence MRVLYVLVTYLLFAVLFPVLALHRKTRHGLMERLGFYGPHSHLPPGDGPVLWLHGASAGDLLALSPMFGPLRARFPGCRLLLSTMTDSGYAMAKGRLANDIDGVVYVPYDLWGATRRAVRAIRPDVLVLEYTEIWPNLIRAAKRGGARVVMTNGRFSPANVGKYQTLFRLIGNPLRDLDLLLMREEDEAVRARQLGARPDWVKVTGNTKFDALAAGPVPEDENLRTALGLTPGERVWIAGSTHEGEEAQLLGVYARLRERWPELRLVIAPRYVDRAARIVTLAREAGLSVGLRSQGNPERGQVVVLDTIGELSRAYRLATVVFVGGSFTTRGGQNILEPAGQGKPVLYGPHMDNFRDSVALLTGQGGLQVQDAAALEQALVSLLESPERLASLGAQALETVGRISGASERNAEAMTTLFPHGRPDPR, from the coding sequence ATGCGCGTCCTCTACGTCCTCGTCACCTACCTGCTCTTCGCAGTCCTGTTCCCGGTGCTCGCACTGCACCGGAAGACGCGCCATGGGCTGATGGAGCGCTTGGGCTTCTATGGCCCGCACAGCCACCTGCCTCCCGGGGACGGGCCCGTCCTCTGGCTGCATGGCGCGAGCGCCGGGGACCTGCTGGCCCTCTCGCCGATGTTCGGCCCGCTGCGGGCTCGTTTCCCGGGCTGCCGCCTGTTGCTGTCGACCATGACGGACAGCGGCTACGCGATGGCGAAGGGCCGGCTGGCCAACGACATCGACGGGGTCGTCTACGTGCCCTATGACCTCTGGGGCGCGACGCGGCGAGCGGTCCGGGCCATCCGTCCGGACGTACTGGTGCTGGAGTACACCGAAATCTGGCCCAACCTCATCCGCGCGGCGAAGCGGGGTGGGGCGCGAGTGGTGATGACGAACGGGCGCTTTTCGCCCGCGAACGTCGGGAAGTACCAGACGCTGTTCCGCCTCATCGGCAACCCGCTGCGGGATTTGGACCTCCTCCTCATGCGCGAGGAGGACGAAGCCGTCCGTGCGCGGCAGCTCGGTGCCAGGCCGGACTGGGTGAAGGTGACGGGGAACACGAAGTTCGACGCGCTCGCCGCGGGCCCGGTGCCCGAGGACGAGAACCTTCGCACGGCGCTGGGCCTGACGCCGGGCGAGCGGGTATGGATTGCCGGAAGCACCCATGAGGGCGAGGAAGCCCAGCTCCTGGGGGTGTACGCGCGGCTGCGCGAGCGGTGGCCGGAGCTGCGGTTGGTGATTGCCCCCAGGTACGTGGACCGGGCGGCGCGAATCGTGACGCTTGCGCGCGAGGCGGGACTGAGCGTGGGGCTGCGCTCGCAGGGCAATCCGGAGCGGGGCCAGGTCGTGGTGCTGGACACCATCGGCGAGCTGTCGAGGGCCTACCGGCTGGCGACGGTGGTGTTCGTCGGCGGCTCGTTCACGACGCGCGGCGGGCAGAACATCCTGGAGCCCGCGGGGCAGGGGAAGCCGGTGCTCTACGGGCCGCACATGGACAACTTCCGGGACAGTGTCGCGTTGCTGACAGGGCAGGGTGGGCTCCAGGTTCAGGACGCCGCGGCCTTGGAGCAGGCGCTCGTGTCGCTGCTCGAATCACCGGAGCGGCTCGCGAGCCTGGGTGCCCAGGCGCTGGAGACGGTGGGCCGTATTTCGGGCGCCAGTGAAAGGAACGCGGAGGCGATGACGACGTTGTTTCCGCACGGGAGGCCGGACCCGCGATGA
- a CDS encoding PHP domain-containing protein, with the protein MGKGLRAVLGLALLVLGYVGFFALSASMARYPVVVPKDEAPRWARGAFHVHTTRSDGRGTPDAVAAAAKAAGLDFVVLTDHNDFALRAPAYVQGVLLVPGVEISTSDGHLVAFGMSRPLEGMRAWMPPGDAVRAVAAAGGTAVLAHPVQKRNPWKDEASAKVVPGFELYSADTFFRHAVRNPVSRLVPAVGASLANPVHGVMLLVAPESEPTARFLELSSERPRVAFCAHDAHGLPPYRAVFESLAMYLPPEQVPFPLPPDAKEAAEQVSRALGGGQSLCAFRALGEPGGFALEGLDGVRREAHVGDTLTVRLPGLPDAESVQVRVWGSARLGADGRSVELTEPGVAQVEVWVRAPGRFFGTEWRPWLVPSPVRVLPPGPGI; encoded by the coding sequence GTGGGGAAGGGGCTCCGGGCCGTTCTGGGGTTGGCGCTGCTGGTCCTGGGGTACGTGGGCTTCTTCGCGCTCTCGGCGTCCATGGCGCGGTACCCCGTGGTGGTCCCGAAGGACGAAGCACCCCGGTGGGCGAGAGGGGCCTTCCACGTCCACACCACGCGTTCGGATGGGCGAGGCACGCCGGACGCGGTGGCGGCGGCGGCGAAGGCGGCGGGCCTGGACTTCGTGGTGCTCACCGACCACAACGACTTCGCGCTCCGAGCGCCCGCTTACGTCCAGGGCGTGCTGTTGGTGCCCGGCGTGGAGATTTCGACGTCGGACGGGCACCTCGTGGCCTTCGGCATGTCGCGCCCGCTGGAGGGCATGCGCGCGTGGATGCCGCCGGGCGACGCGGTGCGCGCCGTGGCGGCGGCGGGAGGCACGGCGGTGCTGGCCCACCCCGTCCAGAAGCGCAACCCCTGGAAGGACGAGGCGAGCGCGAAGGTGGTGCCCGGCTTCGAGCTGTACTCGGCGGACACCTTCTTCCGGCACGCGGTGCGCAATCCGGTGAGTCGCCTGGTGCCCGCGGTGGGGGCCTCGCTGGCCAACCCGGTGCATGGCGTGATGTTGCTCGTCGCGCCGGAGTCGGAGCCCACGGCCCGCTTCCTGGAGCTGTCGAGTGAGCGGCCGCGCGTGGCGTTCTGCGCACATGACGCACACGGCCTGCCGCCGTACCGGGCCGTATTCGAATCCCTGGCCATGTACCTGCCACCGGAACAGGTGCCCTTCCCGTTGCCCCCGGACGCGAAGGAAGCGGCGGAGCAGGTCAGCCGGGCCCTGGGCGGTGGTCAGTCCCTGTGCGCCTTCCGCGCCCTGGGGGAGCCTGGGGGCTTCGCATTGGAGGGCCTGGACGGTGTGCGGCGTGAAGCGCATGTGGGCGACACGCTGACCGTCCGGCTCCCGGGGCTTCCCGACGCGGAGTCGGTGCAGGTGCGGGTGTGGGGAAGCGCCCGCCTGGGGGCGGACGGCCGGTCCGTCGAGCTGACCGAGCCGGGGGTGGCGCAGGTGGAAGTGTGGGTGCGGGCACCCGGGCGCTTCTTCGGGACGGAATGGCGGCCCTGGTTGGTGCCCAGCCCCGTGCGCGTGCTGCCCCCGGGGCCGGGCATCTGA